TCGTGGGTGGTGGGATAGTGATCTATCAGACCGGCAGGATAAATCTGACAAACTGCGATATCACTAATAACTGGGCAAGCATGGGCGCAGGTATATCTTGCTATAAAGGATCTGTATATTTGAGTGGGCTGAATATCTTTGAAAATCATAGTTGTGCTGGGGGAGCAGGAGTTATAATAATGGGTGATTATTATCAGATCGGCATGGTATATTTTGATCCCGACAATCTGTGCTCCATTTACTCCAATTTTGGGGCAGCTCCAGTGGATGTTTTTATCGTGGATCTCAAACGCGATCTGGATATACATCTCGATATGTTTACACTTGATCACCCCGATGAATTCTATATCTATCGGCATATGAATATCCCCGAATTTGACCACTATACGGATACTGTGAGCATTCAACAGGGTTTTCGGACCGAAGTGAACCATGACCTCTATGTGAGCCCCGATGGTGATGATGCCAATTCCGGCTTGAATCCCGGCCAGGCCATGAAAACCATCACCAGGGCCATACACCGCATTGCCGGAGATAGTTTGAATATCAAGACGGTGCACGTCTTGCCAGGAACCTATCGCGAAGGACCTGAGGGGCAGATTTTGCCTTTGGCACTGAAACGCAATGTGAACGTGATAGGAGCCGGGTCCGAGCAGACAATACTGATAGCGGATAGTGATCTGCCACCCTTGATGCAAACCATTGTTTGGGGTATGAAAGCCAAAAATACTATCTTCAAGGGATTCACTTTACTATCCGACAATGAAGAGCTTAATCTGCCAATGCTATTCGGTATTCCCACAAACAACGTTCGAGTCAGCGATGTCGTAATTCGGGATATGAAAGTCTTCAAGTATGGCGCTATCAACATTATGGATTGGATATCCTCAGAGATGGATTCCATCCGGATCGAGAACGTAGTAACTGATGAAGTAATCTTTTATGCCATGAATATCATATCCGGAACAATCAGCAACTCCCGATTTGAGAATCTGAGATCAACATTCTCGACCTCAGATCCGGTTTTTACTGGTTTGGCCATGATCGATATCTGGGTTTCCGGAAGTCTCACCATGAAGAACAGCGTGTTCCGGGATTTTACGGTAGTGGACAATCAACCTACATTTCATATATCCAACAGGCGGGGCTATAGTGGAGGGCAGATAGTTGTTAATGTAAACAACTGCCTTTTCACCGGGCTCAGTACCAACGATCAAAGGGCTGTCATGTTCGCCACCAACAATCTTGGCAGTTACACAGTATCGAATTGCACCTTTTATGATAACTATGCCACGATAGCTCCAGTAGCCATCAATGGTCATGTAACGATGCGGAACAATGTGTTTTACAGCCCTGACGCGCTAAAGGAGATTCATGCTTATCATGTTCCCCCGAGCTATATGTTTTATAGCAAGCTGGATTTTGATTACAACCTGATTCGTGGAGGAGCCAACAGCATTAGTATGCCGGGTAATCTGAGTATCCTGGAATGGGGAAACTATAATACATCCCAGGAACCGGCATTCGCGAGCATTGATTCCACCGATCAGTTCTTTTTGCATCTAAGCCCTGCCTCTCCTTGCATCGATTCCGGAACTCCGGATATCTCAGGGCTGGGCCTGCCACCCTATGACCTGGCTGGAAACTGGAGAGTCTGGAACGGACGCATCGACATGGGCTGTTTTGAATTTGGCTCCGAGCCCTGGGTCACAAATGATGATCCGGTAGCTCCTGATCTGGGCCAGATCGCTCTGTTGCAGAACTATCCCAATCCCTTCAATCCTGCTACTACTTTATCTTTCTTTATCCCTGCCAGCATGCCCTGCAGATTGGATATCTTCAATATCCGCGGGCAAAGGGTCAAATCCCTTTTGAACGCGAACATGCTGGCTGGTAAACACTCGATCATCTGGAATGGAGATGATGA
The Candidatus Cloacimonadaceae bacterium DNA segment above includes these coding regions:
- a CDS encoding DUF1565 domain-containing protein, which codes for MKDLCIWLLILSAISGLSATLITVSAAGGMDFMTIGSAIEFASAGDSILVYPGVYVENVDFIGKTITLCSLEAITGDRSYVQSTIIDGNSSGPCVAFLSGEQNATLRGFTLRNGKGLPQYSEVEIVGGGIVIYQTGRINLTNCDITNNWASMGAGISCYKGSVYLSGLNIFENHSCAGGAGVIIMGDYYQIGMVYFDPDNLCSIYSNFGAAPVDVFIVDLKRDLDIHLDMFTLDHPDEFYIYRHMNIPEFDHYTDTVSIQQGFRTEVNHDLYVSPDGDDANSGLNPGQAMKTITRAIHRIAGDSLNIKTVHVLPGTYREGPEGQILPLALKRNVNVIGAGSEQTILIADSDLPPLMQTIVWGMKAKNTIFKGFTLLSDNEELNLPMLFGIPTNNVRVSDVVIRDMKVFKYGAINIMDWISSEMDSIRIENVVTDEVIFYAMNIISGTISNSRFENLRSTFSTSDPVFTGLAMIDIWVSGSLTMKNSVFRDFTVVDNQPTFHISNRRGYSGGQIVVNVNNCLFTGLSTNDQRAVMFATNNLGSYTVSNCTFYDNYATIAPVAINGHVTMRNNVFYSPDALKEIHAYHVPPSYMFYSKLDFDYNLIRGGANSISMPGNLSILEWGNYNTSQEPAFASIDSTDQFFLHLSPASPCIDSGTPDISGLGLPPYDLAGNWRVWNGRIDMGCFEFGSEPWVTNDDPVAPDLGQIALLQNYPNPFNPATTLSFFIPASMPCRLDIFNIRGQRVKSLLNANMLAGKHSIIWNGDDDNGRYVTSGVYFYRLVTPNGSKSAKMLLVK